The Actinopolyspora erythraea genome has a segment encoding these proteins:
- a CDS encoding FecCD family ABC transporter permease, giving the protein MTTSETQSALPVRRRERGLITAVLPLVAVLAGSILIGIALGPTPVPLPETVRYLVAAITGGSVDAGDASGYAITWQVRTPRVLLAAVVGAGLSVVGVAIQATVRNALADPFILGVSSGASVGASAVVSFGLFAGLGVYALSTAALLGALGASALVYLAARGKSGLTPLRLVLTGVALAYGFQALMSAIVFFAPFSDSARTVLFWLMGSLGSATWSSLPLAAATVALATVLLLRNCRALDVLALGDETAAGLGMDAPAVRKKLFLLTAIVTGCLVAVSGAVGFVGLVIPHLVRLLVGANHRRVLTLAPLIGAIFLVWVDLASRTLFAPRELPLGVITALIGVPVFITLLRRRGYLFGGR; this is encoded by the coding sequence GTGACCACATCGGAGACACAGTCGGCCCTCCCGGTGCGCCGAAGGGAGAGAGGCCTGATCACGGCGGTTCTGCCGCTGGTGGCGGTTCTGGCGGGGTCGATCCTGATCGGCATCGCTCTCGGCCCCACCCCCGTGCCGCTGCCCGAGACCGTGCGCTACCTGGTGGCGGCGATCACCGGTGGGAGCGTCGACGCGGGGGACGCCAGCGGGTACGCGATCACCTGGCAGGTACGCACCCCCCGAGTGCTGCTCGCGGCGGTGGTGGGGGCGGGACTCAGCGTCGTCGGCGTGGCGATACAGGCCACTGTTCGCAACGCGCTCGCCGACCCCTTCATCCTCGGTGTCTCGTCCGGGGCCTCGGTCGGTGCCAGCGCCGTGGTCTCCTTCGGGCTGTTCGCCGGACTCGGGGTGTACGCGCTGTCCACTGCCGCGCTGCTGGGGGCGCTGGGGGCCTCGGCACTCGTCTACCTCGCCGCACGCGGCAAGTCCGGGCTTACTCCGCTTCGTCTCGTGCTCACGGGCGTCGCCCTCGCCTACGGATTCCAGGCGTTGATGAGCGCGATCGTGTTCTTCGCCCCCTTCAGCGACTCTGCCCGCACGGTCCTGTTCTGGTTGATGGGCAGCCTGGGCAGCGCCACGTGGTCCAGTCTCCCGCTGGCCGCGGCCACGGTCGCTCTCGCCACGGTGCTGCTCCTGCGGAACTGCCGTGCCCTCGACGTGCTGGCGCTCGGTGACGAAACCGCTGCGGGCCTGGGCATGGACGCCCCCGCCGTGCGCAAGAAACTCTTCCTGCTCACGGCGATCGTGACCGGCTGCCTGGTCGCGGTCAGCGGCGCGGTCGGCTTCGTCGGTCTCGTCATCCCGCACCTCGTGCGCCTGCTGGTCGGTGCGAACCATCGCCGGGTTCTGACCCTCGCCCCGCTGATCGGCGCGATCTTCCTCGTCTGGGTCGATCTCGCCTCGCGGACGTTGTTCGCACCCCGTGAGCTTCCCCTCGGCGTGATCACCGCTCTGATCGGAGTTCCGGTGTTCATCACGCTGCTGCGACGTCGTGGCTACCTGTTCGGAGGTCGGTGA
- a CDS encoding ABC transporter ATP-binding protein: protein MSITFDAVSVRLAGAELVHDLNVKTEEGEVLGFVGPNGSGKSTALRCVYGALRPSRGAVLLDGTDLATLDPRASARSIAAVPQESGNDLDFTVAEVVELGRFPHHRGNQPLTAEERAVRDEAMRRADVVHLADRGVLSLSGGERQRVVLARAFAQQPRVLVLDEPTNHLDIHHQLQLLRQLRAESLTVLIAMHDLNLAAATCDRLAVLARGTVLYLGPPAEVLTPEVVNEAFGVTPSIVHHPRTGVPQLHYDI from the coding sequence ATGTCGATCACTTTCGATGCCGTGTCCGTGCGTCTCGCCGGGGCCGAGCTCGTCCACGACCTGAACGTCAAAACGGAGGAAGGGGAAGTGCTCGGGTTCGTGGGGCCCAACGGAAGCGGCAAGTCCACCGCCCTGCGGTGCGTCTACGGGGCGCTGCGACCGAGCAGGGGAGCCGTGCTGCTCGACGGCACCGACCTCGCCACCCTCGACCCGCGTGCGTCCGCGCGATCCATCGCCGCCGTCCCGCAGGAAAGCGGCAACGACCTCGACTTCACCGTCGCCGAAGTCGTCGAGCTCGGCCGTTTTCCGCACCACCGTGGGAACCAGCCACTGACCGCCGAGGAGCGCGCCGTCCGCGACGAGGCGATGCGGCGTGCCGACGTCGTCCACCTGGCCGATCGCGGAGTGCTGTCGTTGTCCGGTGGCGAGCGACAGCGAGTGGTGCTCGCCCGGGCCTTCGCGCAGCAACCCCGTGTTCTGGTCCTCGACGAACCGACCAACCACCTCGACATACACCACCAGCTCCAGCTGCTCCGGCAGCTGCGCGCGGAGTCGCTCACCGTGCTGATCGCCATGCACGACCTCAACCTCGCGGCGGCCACGTGCGACCGGCTGGCCGTGCTCGCCCGCGGAACAGTGCTGTACCTGGGTCCACCCGCCGAAGTCCTCACCCCCGAGGTGGTCAACGAGGCGTTCGGCGTGACCCCCTCGATCGTTCACCACCCGCGCACCGGCGTCCCCCAGCTGCACTACGACATCTGA
- a CDS encoding MFS transporter: MTSAPTGPEETPPRRSLFLEPSFLRFWAGTTASGLATWALPFVLGLAVLDRTIGAAALGVLLATRTAGFLLAVPLGGVLADRYSSRRVVTLSGITAAVATAVLTIGSGASQPLMAVASAAVGAGQGACRPAFQALTAEVVDPARRQRANAARTLSVRVTTLVAPGLTALAATTVDTNTLLLVTGGLWLVAAWLPPAGRKNTGVPSRDGGVPFVSEFTEGMREARRHPWFLAGLAALATVITTGYSATGVLLPLISRDRYDTEAVLAAALTAYTTGALLGALLVARWRPRSQGFWALAGLAGYGFAPLGLLLPLPAALLVAGYVLAGVGIELFNVPWFTATQREVAPDKLARVSALDFLVSYGLAPLGLALIAPAVTLVGNFWVLVVCAAACFAAPALAALAPGARHFTRPARAAEAAERAPAAQEVSSARSRPEGTGE, from the coding sequence GTGACATCCGCGCCTACCGGACCAGAGGAAACCCCGCCGCGAAGGTCGCTGTTCCTCGAGCCGAGCTTCCTGCGGTTCTGGGCCGGAACGACCGCTTCCGGGCTCGCCACGTGGGCGCTGCCCTTCGTGCTCGGTCTGGCCGTGCTCGACCGCACCATCGGCGCCGCGGCGCTCGGGGTACTGCTCGCGACCCGCACAGCGGGTTTCCTGCTCGCCGTCCCCCTCGGCGGGGTGCTGGCCGACCGCTACTCCAGCCGAAGGGTCGTGACGCTGTCGGGGATCACCGCCGCCGTGGCCACCGCGGTCCTCACGATCGGCTCGGGTGCTTCGCAACCGTTGATGGCAGTGGCTTCGGCCGCGGTCGGAGCCGGACAGGGAGCTTGCAGACCAGCGTTCCAAGCCCTGACCGCCGAGGTCGTGGACCCGGCCCGACGGCAGCGGGCCAACGCGGCGCGCACCCTGTCGGTGCGGGTGACCACACTGGTCGCGCCCGGTTTGACGGCGCTGGCGGCCACCACCGTCGACACCAACACGCTGTTGCTGGTCACGGGTGGGCTCTGGCTGGTGGCGGCCTGGCTTCCACCGGCGGGGCGGAAGAACACCGGCGTCCCCTCGCGCGATGGCGGCGTGCCGTTCGTCTCCGAGTTCACCGAGGGCATGCGCGAGGCGCGCAGGCACCCCTGGTTCCTGGCCGGTCTGGCCGCGTTGGCCACCGTCATCACCACCGGCTATTCCGCCACCGGGGTCCTCCTACCGCTGATCAGCCGCGATCGCTACGACACCGAAGCGGTCCTGGCGGCCGCGCTGACCGCTTACACGACGGGAGCGCTGCTCGGGGCGCTGCTCGTCGCGCGGTGGCGGCCCCGCTCGCAGGGTTTCTGGGCACTGGCCGGGCTGGCCGGTTACGGCTTCGCCCCGCTCGGGTTGCTGCTACCGCTCCCGGCCGCGCTGCTGGTGGCGGGGTACGTGCTGGCTGGGGTCGGGATCGAGTTGTTCAACGTCCCGTGGTTCACCGCGACCCAGCGCGAGGTCGCTCCGGACAAACTGGCGCGCGTGTCCGCCCTGGACTTCCTGGTCTCCTACGGACTGGCACCGCTGGGACTGGCGCTGATCGCGCCCGCCGTGACGCTCGTCGGGAACTTCTGGGTGCTGGTGGTGTGCGCGGCGGCGTGCTTCGCGGCACCCGCCTTGGCCGCCCTGGCCCCCGGCGCACGCCACTTCACCCGGCCCGCGAGGGCCGCGGAGGCGGCGGAGCGAGCGCCGGCCGCCCAAGAGGTGAGCTCGGCGAGGAGCCGGCCCGAGGGCACCGGGGAGTAG